The DNA region CGATCAACGTCGCTGGCTTTCAGGTCTTTTGCCGTAGCAATCTCTGCAATAGACAGGTCTGCCTCCGCGCGGCTCAAAGGGAACCTCTGTTTGCTTGCCACACTCGGCGCACACCACAGGGAACATCTGCCGGTTGGCTCCACTGTTGCCGCCCGAGAAGCTGCTGCCCT from Chloroflexota bacterium includes:
- a CDS encoding zinc-ribbon domain containing protein, yielding MSFVDKTIKCSDCGSDFTFSVSEQEAFAQRGYTNEPKRCTACRAARKPQGSSFSGGNSGANRQMFPVVCAECGKQTEVPFEPRGGRPVYCRDCYGKRPESQRR